The Vigna unguiculata cultivar IT97K-499-35 chromosome 6, ASM411807v1, whole genome shotgun sequence genome contains a region encoding:
- the LOC114188287 gene encoding uncharacterized protein LOC114188287: MWDSTESPSQALTQLCASSKVSLEDDFIKLHPRSSIEGLKDFKQESTFVVKVTIKHVLDHDDWWYTTCICNKAVYPDSKMFFCEKCNKHVIKVTPRYKLKLHVIDATDSTTFVVFDRDASAMLKKSCSDILDLQDKNTAAGDLPKEFEVLIDKTYLFKVECKNDYNSKFEQSFRVKKVCMDEKVIESFSDVEIKSLDLLIKFTKESNDVETLSDDLNNIVSSHVPPEESLKTKNVIDVQIHELTRKESSQLDNLDLATQPPVPKLKRQSQSMVQENKKIPEFGHVDPIFLAIFGEELGSVWQLEDIEGNQHQLTFNMDVNHPVLTDGWYSDLQSDFADYVRKRRLRRLELQGRHNTFIVQCKLLLCNTPKKSSNIGKGWKDFCTFNRLEEGDILVFLADKEMKKCAYIY; this comes from the exons ATGTGGGATAGTACTGAATCTCCTTCTCAAGCTCTTACCCAACTTTGTGCTTCTTCTAAAGTTAGCTTAGAAGATGATTTCATTAAGCTGCATCCTAGGAGTTCAATTGAAGGTCTAAAAGATTTTAAACAG GAAAGTACTTTTGTAGTAAAGGTTACTATCAAACATGTGCTAGATCATGATGATTGGTGGTATACAACATGTATCTGCAACAAAGCAGTTTATCCTGattccaaaatgtttttttgtgaaaagtgTAACAAGCATGTCATTAAGGTTACACCTAg gtATAAACTGAAACTTCATGTAATTGATGCTACAGATTCTACaacttttgttgtatttgatcGTGATGCAAGTGCAATGTTGAAGAAATCATGCTCTGACATTCTTGACTTACAAGACAAG AACACTGCTGCTGGAGACTTGCCTAAAGAGTTTGAAGTCCTAATTGATAAAACCTATCTGTTCAAAGTTGAGTGCAAGAATGATTATAATAGCAAATTTGAACAATCATTCAGAGTTAAAAAAGTTTGCATGGATGAAAAAGTAATTGAAAGCTTTTCTGATGTTGAAATTAAGTCTTtg gatttgTTGATCAAATTCACAAAAGAATCAAATGATGTTGAGACTCTAAGTGATGATTTGAACAATATAGTATCAAGCCATGTTCCTCCCGAAGAATCCTTGAAAACTAAAAATGTAATTGATGTTCAAATTCATGAGTTAACCCGCAAAGAATCATCTCAACTGGACAATCTTGATTTGGCTACTCAACCACCTGTTCCAAAACTTAAAAGACAAAGTCAATCTATGGTTCAAGAAAACAAGAAGATTCCA GAGTTTGGACATGTTGATCCAATATTTTTGGCTATTTTTGGTGAGGAATTAGGATCGGTTTGGCAGTTGGAAGATATTGAAGGGAATCAACATCAGTTAACTTTTAATATGGATGTGAATCATCCCGTTCTCACGGATGGTTGGTATAGC gACTTACAATCTGACTTTGCAGATTACGTTCGTAAACGTAGATTGAGGAGGTTGGAATTGCAGGGACGTCACAACACTTTCATTGTTCAATGTAAACTTCTGCTCTGTAATACACCTAAGAAGTCAAGTAATATTGGGAAGGGATGGAAGGACTTCTGCACATTCAATCGTTTGGAAGAAGGAGATATTCTTGTGTTTCTAGCTgacaaagaaatgaagaaatgtGCCTACATATACTAA